Proteins from a genomic interval of Rattus norvegicus strain BN/NHsdMcwi chromosome 2, GRCr8, whole genome shotgun sequence:
- the Mfsd14a gene encoding hippocampus abundant transcript 1 protein isoform X2 yields MLWRVAAAAARWARPQGIGSPSVYHAVIVIFLEFFAWGLLTAPTLVVLHETFPKHTFLMNGLIQGVKGLLSFLSAPLIGALSDVWGRKSFLLLTVFFTCAPIPLMKISPWWYFAVISVSGVFAVTFSVVFAYVADITQEHERSMAYGLVSATFAASLVTSPAIGAYLGRVYGDSLVVVLATAIALLDICFILVAVPESLPEKMRPASWGAPISWEQADPFASLKKVGQDSIVLLICITVFLSYLPEAGQYSSFFLYLRQIMKFSPESVAAFIAVLGILSIIAQTIVLSLLMRSIGNKNTILLGLGFQILQLAWYGFGSEPWMMWAAGAVAAMSSITFPAVSALVSRTADADQQGVVQGMITGIRGLCNGLGPALYGFIFYIFHVELKELPITGPDLGTNTSPQHHFEQNSIIPGPPFLFGACSVLLALLVALFIPEHTNLSLRSSSWRKHCGGHSHPHSTQAPGEAKEPLLQDTNV; encoded by the exons CCTCAAGGAATAGGCTCCCCTAGTGTTTATCATGCGGTTATCGTCATCTTTTTGGAGTTTTTTGCTTGGGGACTACTGACAGCACCCACATTGGTG GTATTGCATGAAACCTTCCCTAAACATACATTTCTGATGAATGGCCTAATTCAAGGAGTAAAG GGTTTGTTGTCCTTCCTCAGTGCCCCACTTATTGGTGCTCTTTCTGATGTTTGGGGCCGAAAATCCTTCTTGCTGCTAACAGTGTTTTTCACATGTGCCCCTATTCCTCTAATGAAGATCAGCCCATG GTGGTACTTTGCAGTTATCTCTGTTTCTGGGGTTTTTGCAGTAACATTCTCTGTGGtatttgcatatgtagcagatataaCTCAAGAGCATGAAAGAAGTATGGCTTATGGGCTG GTTTCCGCTACATTCGCTGCCAGCTTAGTTACCAGCCCTGCAATTGGAGCCTACCTTGGACGAGTGTATGGAGACAGCTTAGTGGTGGTCCTTGCTACAGCAATAGCCCTGCTAGACATCTGTTTTATCCTTGTTGCTGTGCCAGAGTCATTGCCTGAGAAGATGAGGCCAGCATCGTGGGGCGCTCCCATTTCCTGGGAACAGGCTGACCCCTTTGCA tctttaaaaaaagtgGGCCAAGATTCCATAGTGCTGCTGATCTGTATCACGGTGTTTCTCTCCTACCTACCCGAAGCAGGCCAGTACTCCAGCTTCTTCTTATACCTCAGACAG ATAATGAAATTTTCCCCAGAAAGTGTGGCAGCTTTTATAGCGGTCCTTGGCATTCTGTCCATTATTGCACAG ACCATAGTCTTGAGTTTACTCATGAGGTCAATTGGAAATAAGAATACCATCTTACTCGGTCTGGGATTTCAAATATTGCAGCTGGCATGGTACGGCTTTGGTTCAGAACCTTG GATGATGTGGGCTGCTGGGGCAGTGGCAGCCATGTCTAGCATCACCTTTCCAGCTGTTAGTGCCCTGGTTTCACGGACTGCTGATGCCGATCAACAGG GTGTTGTTCAGGGAATGATAACAGGAATCCGAGGACTGTGCAATGGTCTGGGACCAGCCCTTTATGGCTTCATTTTCTACATATTCCATGTGGAACTTAAAGAACTGCCAATCACAGGGCCAGACCTGGGGACAAACACAAGCCCTCAGCACCACTTTGAACAG AATTCCATCATCCCTGGTCCCCCCTTCCTCTTTGGAGCCTGCTCAGTACTGCTGGCTCTGCTCGTTGCCTTGTTTATTCCGGAGCATACTAATTTAAGTTTAAGGTCCAGCAGTTGGAGGAAGCATTGTGGTGGTCACAGCCATCCTCACAGTACACAAGCGCCAGGAGAGGCCAAAGAACCTTTACTCCAGGACACGAATGTGTGA
- the Mfsd14a gene encoding hippocampus abundant transcript 1 protein, producing MTQGKKKKRAANRSIMLAKKIIIKDGGTPQGIGSPSVYHAVIVIFLEFFAWGLLTAPTLVVLHETFPKHTFLMNGLIQGVKGLLSFLSAPLIGALSDVWGRKSFLLLTVFFTCAPIPLMKISPWWYFAVISVSGVFAVTFSVVFAYVADITQEHERSMAYGLVSATFAASLVTSPAIGAYLGRVYGDSLVVVLATAIALLDICFILVAVPESLPEKMRPASWGAPISWEQADPFASLKKVGQDSIVLLICITVFLSYLPEAGQYSSFFLYLRQIMKFSPESVAAFIAVLGILSIIAQTIVLSLLMRSIGNKNTILLGLGFQILQLAWYGFGSEPWMMWAAGAVAAMSSITFPAVSALVSRTADADQQGVVQGMITGIRGLCNGLGPALYGFIFYIFHVELKELPITGPDLGTNTSPQHHFEQNSIIPGPPFLFGACSVLLALLVALFIPEHTNLSLRSSSWRKHCGGHSHPHSTQAPGEAKEPLLQDTNV from the exons CCTCAAGGAATAGGCTCCCCTAGTGTTTATCATGCGGTTATCGTCATCTTTTTGGAGTTTTTTGCTTGGGGACTACTGACAGCACCCACATTGGTG GTATTGCATGAAACCTTCCCTAAACATACATTTCTGATGAATGGCCTAATTCAAGGAGTAAAG GGTTTGTTGTCCTTCCTCAGTGCCCCACTTATTGGTGCTCTTTCTGATGTTTGGGGCCGAAAATCCTTCTTGCTGCTAACAGTGTTTTTCACATGTGCCCCTATTCCTCTAATGAAGATCAGCCCATG GTGGTACTTTGCAGTTATCTCTGTTTCTGGGGTTTTTGCAGTAACATTCTCTGTGGtatttgcatatgtagcagatataaCTCAAGAGCATGAAAGAAGTATGGCTTATGGGCTG GTTTCCGCTACATTCGCTGCCAGCTTAGTTACCAGCCCTGCAATTGGAGCCTACCTTGGACGAGTGTATGGAGACAGCTTAGTGGTGGTCCTTGCTACAGCAATAGCCCTGCTAGACATCTGTTTTATCCTTGTTGCTGTGCCAGAGTCATTGCCTGAGAAGATGAGGCCAGCATCGTGGGGCGCTCCCATTTCCTGGGAACAGGCTGACCCCTTTGCA tctttaaaaaaagtgGGCCAAGATTCCATAGTGCTGCTGATCTGTATCACGGTGTTTCTCTCCTACCTACCCGAAGCAGGCCAGTACTCCAGCTTCTTCTTATACCTCAGACAG ATAATGAAATTTTCCCCAGAAAGTGTGGCAGCTTTTATAGCGGTCCTTGGCATTCTGTCCATTATTGCACAG ACCATAGTCTTGAGTTTACTCATGAGGTCAATTGGAAATAAGAATACCATCTTACTCGGTCTGGGATTTCAAATATTGCAGCTGGCATGGTACGGCTTTGGTTCAGAACCTTG GATGATGTGGGCTGCTGGGGCAGTGGCAGCCATGTCTAGCATCACCTTTCCAGCTGTTAGTGCCCTGGTTTCACGGACTGCTGATGCCGATCAACAGG GTGTTGTTCAGGGAATGATAACAGGAATCCGAGGACTGTGCAATGGTCTGGGACCAGCCCTTTATGGCTTCATTTTCTACATATTCCATGTGGAACTTAAAGAACTGCCAATCACAGGGCCAGACCTGGGGACAAACACAAGCCCTCAGCACCACTTTGAACAG AATTCCATCATCCCTGGTCCCCCCTTCCTCTTTGGAGCCTGCTCAGTACTGCTGGCTCTGCTCGTTGCCTTGTTTATTCCGGAGCATACTAATTTAAGTTTAAGGTCCAGCAGTTGGAGGAAGCATTGTGGTGGTCACAGCCATCCTCACAGTACACAAGCGCCAGGAGAGGCCAAAGAACCTTTACTCCAGGACACGAATGTGTGA
- the Mfsd14a gene encoding hippocampus abundant transcript 1 protein isoform X1, translated as MNGLIQGVKGLLSFLSAPLIGALSDVWGRKSFLLLTVFFTCAPIPLMKISPWWYFAVISVSGVFAVTFSVVFAYVADITQEHERSMAYGLVSATFAASLVTSPAIGAYLGRVYGDSLVVVLATAIALLDICFILVAVPESLPEKMRPASWGAPISWEQADPFASLKKVGQDSIVLLICITVFLSYLPEAGQYSSFFLYLRQIMKFSPESVAAFIAVLGILSIIAQTIVLSLLMRSIGNKNTILLGLGFQILQLAWYGFGSEPWMMWAAGAVAAMSSITFPAVSALVSRTADADQQGVVQGMITGIRGLCNGLGPALYGFIFYIFHVELKELPITGPDLGTNTSPQHHFEQNSIIPGPPFLFGACSVLLALLVALFIPEHTNLSLRSSSWRKHCGGHSHPHSTQAPGEAKEPLLQDTNV; from the exons ATGAATGGCCTAATTCAAGGAGTAAAG GGTTTGTTGTCCTTCCTCAGTGCCCCACTTATTGGTGCTCTTTCTGATGTTTGGGGCCGAAAATCCTTCTTGCTGCTAACAGTGTTTTTCACATGTGCCCCTATTCCTCTAATGAAGATCAGCCCATG GTGGTACTTTGCAGTTATCTCTGTTTCTGGGGTTTTTGCAGTAACATTCTCTGTGGtatttgcatatgtagcagatataaCTCAAGAGCATGAAAGAAGTATGGCTTATGGGCTG GTTTCCGCTACATTCGCTGCCAGCTTAGTTACCAGCCCTGCAATTGGAGCCTACCTTGGACGAGTGTATGGAGACAGCTTAGTGGTGGTCCTTGCTACAGCAATAGCCCTGCTAGACATCTGTTTTATCCTTGTTGCTGTGCCAGAGTCATTGCCTGAGAAGATGAGGCCAGCATCGTGGGGCGCTCCCATTTCCTGGGAACAGGCTGACCCCTTTGCA tctttaaaaaaagtgGGCCAAGATTCCATAGTGCTGCTGATCTGTATCACGGTGTTTCTCTCCTACCTACCCGAAGCAGGCCAGTACTCCAGCTTCTTCTTATACCTCAGACAG ATAATGAAATTTTCCCCAGAAAGTGTGGCAGCTTTTATAGCGGTCCTTGGCATTCTGTCCATTATTGCACAG ACCATAGTCTTGAGTTTACTCATGAGGTCAATTGGAAATAAGAATACCATCTTACTCGGTCTGGGATTTCAAATATTGCAGCTGGCATGGTACGGCTTTGGTTCAGAACCTTG GATGATGTGGGCTGCTGGGGCAGTGGCAGCCATGTCTAGCATCACCTTTCCAGCTGTTAGTGCCCTGGTTTCACGGACTGCTGATGCCGATCAACAGG GTGTTGTTCAGGGAATGATAACAGGAATCCGAGGACTGTGCAATGGTCTGGGACCAGCCCTTTATGGCTTCATTTTCTACATATTCCATGTGGAACTTAAAGAACTGCCAATCACAGGGCCAGACCTGGGGACAAACACAAGCCCTCAGCACCACTTTGAACAG AATTCCATCATCCCTGGTCCCCCCTTCCTCTTTGGAGCCTGCTCAGTACTGCTGGCTCTGCTCGTTGCCTTGTTTATTCCGGAGCATACTAATTTAAGTTTAAGGTCCAGCAGTTGGAGGAAGCATTGTGGTGGTCACAGCCATCCTCACAGTACACAAGCGCCAGGAGAGGCCAAAGAACCTTTACTCCAGGACACGAATGTGTGA
- the Mfsd14a gene encoding hippocampus abundant transcript 1 protein isoform X3, whose amino-acid sequence MTQGKKKKRAANRSIMLAKKIIIKDGGTPQGIGSPSVYHAVIVIFLEFFAWGLLTAPTLVVLHETFPKHTFLMNGLIQGVKGLLSFLSAPLIGALSDVWGRKSFLLLTVFFTCAPIPLMKISPWWYFAVISVSGVFAVTFSVVFAYVADITQEHERSMAYGLVSATFAASLVTSPAIGAYLGRVYGDSLVVVLATAIALLDICFILVAVPESLPEKMRPASWGAPISWEQADPFASLKKVGQDSIVLLICITVFLSYLPEAGQYSSFFLYLRQIMKFSPESVAAFIAVLGILSIIAQTIVLSLLMRSIGNKNTILLGLGFQILQLAWYGFGSEPWMMWAAGAVAAMSSITFPAVSALVSRTADADQQEFHHPWSPLPLWSLLSTAGSARCLVYSGAY is encoded by the exons CCTCAAGGAATAGGCTCCCCTAGTGTTTATCATGCGGTTATCGTCATCTTTTTGGAGTTTTTTGCTTGGGGACTACTGACAGCACCCACATTGGTG GTATTGCATGAAACCTTCCCTAAACATACATTTCTGATGAATGGCCTAATTCAAGGAGTAAAG GGTTTGTTGTCCTTCCTCAGTGCCCCACTTATTGGTGCTCTTTCTGATGTTTGGGGCCGAAAATCCTTCTTGCTGCTAACAGTGTTTTTCACATGTGCCCCTATTCCTCTAATGAAGATCAGCCCATG GTGGTACTTTGCAGTTATCTCTGTTTCTGGGGTTTTTGCAGTAACATTCTCTGTGGtatttgcatatgtagcagatataaCTCAAGAGCATGAAAGAAGTATGGCTTATGGGCTG GTTTCCGCTACATTCGCTGCCAGCTTAGTTACCAGCCCTGCAATTGGAGCCTACCTTGGACGAGTGTATGGAGACAGCTTAGTGGTGGTCCTTGCTACAGCAATAGCCCTGCTAGACATCTGTTTTATCCTTGTTGCTGTGCCAGAGTCATTGCCTGAGAAGATGAGGCCAGCATCGTGGGGCGCTCCCATTTCCTGGGAACAGGCTGACCCCTTTGCA tctttaaaaaaagtgGGCCAAGATTCCATAGTGCTGCTGATCTGTATCACGGTGTTTCTCTCCTACCTACCCGAAGCAGGCCAGTACTCCAGCTTCTTCTTATACCTCAGACAG ATAATGAAATTTTCCCCAGAAAGTGTGGCAGCTTTTATAGCGGTCCTTGGCATTCTGTCCATTATTGCACAG ACCATAGTCTTGAGTTTACTCATGAGGTCAATTGGAAATAAGAATACCATCTTACTCGGTCTGGGATTTCAAATATTGCAGCTGGCATGGTACGGCTTTGGTTCAGAACCTTG GATGATGTGGGCTGCTGGGGCAGTGGCAGCCATGTCTAGCATCACCTTTCCAGCTGTTAGTGCCCTGGTTTCACGGACTGCTGATGCCGATCAACAGG AATTCCATCATCCCTGGTCCCCCCTTCCTCTTTGGAGCCTGCTCAGTACTGCTGGCTCTGCTCGTTGCCTTGTTTATTCCGGAGCATACTAA